One genomic region from Cinclus cinclus chromosome 22, bCinCin1.1, whole genome shotgun sequence encodes:
- the RASL10B gene encoding ras-like protein family member 10B: MVATFKIAVLGAQGVGKSAIVRQFLYNEFSEVCVPTTARRVYLPAVVMNGHVHDLQIMDFPPITAFPVNTLQEWADVCCRGLRSVHAYILVYDICCFDSFEYIKTIRQQILETRVIGTSETPIIIVGNKRDLQRGRVIPRWNVSNLVKKTWKCGYIECSAKYNWHILLLFSELLKSVGCARCKHVHTTIRFQGALRRNRCTIM, encoded by the exons ATGGTGGCAACCTTCAAGATCGCCGTGCTGGGAGCCCAGGGCGTGGGCAAGAGCGCCATAGTCCGGCAGTTCCTGTACAACGAGTTCAGCGAGGTGTGCGTGCCCACCACGGCCCGCCGCGTCTACCTGCCCGCCGTGGTCATGAACGGCCACGTCCACGACCTGCAGATCATGGACTTTCCCCCCATCACCGCCTTCCCTGTCAACACCCTGCAG GAGTGGGCGGACGTGTGTTGCAGGGGGCTCCGGAGCGTCCATGCCTACATCCTGGTCTATGACATCTGTTGCTTTGACAGCTTCGAGTACATCAAAACCATCCGCCAGCAGATCCTGGAAACAAG GGTCATCGGCACCTCGGAGACGCCCATCATCATCGTGGGCAACAAGCGGGACCTGCAGCGGGGCCGGGTGATCCCTCGCTGGAACGTCTCCAACCTGGTGAAGAAGACGTGGAAGTGCGGCTACATCGAGTGCTCGGCCAAGTACAACTGgcacatcctgctgctcttcagcgAGCTCCTCAAGAGCGTGGGCTGCGCCCGCTGCAAGCACGTCCACACCACCATCCGCTTCCAGGGCGCCCTGCGCAGGAACCGCTGCACCATCATGTGA
- the GAS2L2 gene encoding GAS2-like protein 2 produces the protein MWGTAGTGARSIRPYQSSEQYLYAMKEDLAEWLKELYDLDIEVGTFLEVLETGAVLCSHANHITQVAGEFTRACPDVAQHLHLPTTGVTCNLTAQPGTFQARDNVSNFIQWCRKEMDIKDVLMFETEDLVLRKNEKNFVLCLLELARHASRFGMRAPTLVQMEEEIEEEIRQELDLPPMDTALPRPPRKPRDLNNLDQMVQHLVSCCTCPVQFPMIKISEGKYRVGDSDTLIFVRILREHVMVRVGGGWDTLEHYLDKHDPCRCTSLSHKQACKARSPQQQVQHEVRLCPAPRAAARRPQPALLVSRSQSPLPPVTWGLRVPLGPRSPAPPSTEGSGRQQSASPHRQPEQPRRVPSGRMREPPAVPLGKQPPPSRSPARSSSPGHGARGRAPTPSRLSFPNGAGVPRTPQGTSPGKTTPLAPARGRSAAPSPRTVPAPPRSVQQGGKSSVVAAKPQETRAPTTVTPRAPSPLKVRVPSSHRDGPGDSQSLKSPREGTQGALGRGRQPSPRNSSSQPPKLGSGVKPSIKASPAASRPPTPLGRSAEGCKVCAAGDGPQGTRQCHPAPNPRAGRAQGHRVPGDEAGGACGSGAEGLRGCCGSTQPPGYDRVVEELSRGPQPLRPVGMRSHLPKTPARAAPQPPAPGEAERPGLGGQTPRGPRANAIAKPRRCLKKPERVPSIYKLKLRPKVRPRRDHRPGKRPSRIPTPLGHRPPAPRGQHRPPGPPRAPQTDGTRPTAKPSLGDSGTWLTEDDEESWV, from the exons ATGTGGGGCACAGCGGGCACGGGGGCACGGAGCATCCGTCCCTACCAGTCCAGCGAGCAGTACCTGTATGCCATGAAGGAGGACCTGGCAGAGTGGCTGAAGGAGCTCTATGACCTCGACATCGAGGTGGGCACCTTCTTGGAGGTGCTGGAGACAGGGGCTGTGCTTTGCTCCCATGCCAACCACATCACCCAGGTGGCTGGGGAGTTCACCCGTGCCTGCCCGGATGTGGCCCAGCACCTCCACCTGCCCACCACTGGTGTCACCTGCaacctcacagcacagccaggcaccTTCCAGGCCAGGGACAATGTCTCCAACTTCATCCAGTGGTGCAGGAAGGAAATGGATATCAAAG acGTCCTGATGTTCGAGACAGAGGACCTGGTGCTGAGGAAGAACGAGAAGAACTTTGTGCTGTgtctgctggagctggcacgCCACGCTTCCCGCTTCGGAATGCGCGCCCCGACCCTGGTGCAGATGGAGGAGGAGATCGAGGAGGAGAtcaggcaggagctggaccTGCCTCCCATGGACACCGCCCTGCCCCGGCCCCCCAGGAAACCACGGGACCTCAACAACCTCGACCAGATG GTCCAGCACCTGGTGAGCTGCTGTACTTGCCCTGTCCAGTTCCCCATGATCAAGATCTCGGAAGGGAAATACCGTGTGGGGGACTCTGACACTCTCATCTTCGTCAGG ATCCTGCGGGAGCACGTCATGGTGCGGGTCGGGGGCGGCTGGGACACGCTGGAGCACTACCTGGACAAGCACGACCCGTGTCGCTGCACCTCGCTCT CTCACAAACAAGCCTGCAAAGCCCGGAGCCCGCAGCAGCAAGTGCAGCACGAGGTCCGGCTGTGCCCGGCCCCGAGAGCGGCCGCCCGCAGACCCCAGCCCGCACTGCTGGTCAGCCGCTCCCAGAGCCCCCTGCCCCCCGTCACCTGGGGGCTCCGTGTCCCCCTCGGCCCCCGGTCCCCTGCTCCCCCCTCGACAGAGGGCTCGGGTCGCCAGCAGAGTGCCAGCCCTCAccggcagccagagcagccccGGAGGGTCCCTTCGGGCAG GATGCGGGAGCCACCCGCTGTCCCTCTGGGGAAGCAGCCGCCACCATCCCGGTCACCTGCTCGATCCAGCTCCCCTGGACACGGGGCGAGGGGCCGGGCACCCACCCCGTCCCGACTGAGCTTCCCGAACGGGGCGGGGGTCCCCAGGACACCGCAAGGGACCAGCCCGGGAAAAACCACCCCGCTGGCACCGGCACGGGGCAGGTCCGCAGCACCCAGCCCACGGACGGTACCAGCACCTCCAAGAAGCGTCCAGCAAGGAGGAAAATCATCCGTGGTGGCTGCCAAGCCGCAGGAAACACGGGCACCCACCACGGTGACGCCCCGAGCCCCCAGTCCCTTAAAGGTCCGTGTCCCCTCCTCGCACCGGGATGGCCCGGGAGACTCACAGAGCCTGAAAAGCCCACGGGAAGGGACACAGGGAGCCCTTGGCCGGGGCCGACAGCCCTCACCCCGAAATTCCTCCAGCCAACCCCCGAAACTGGGCAGCGGCGTTAAACCCTCCATCAAAGCCAGCCCGGCCGCGTCCCGGCCCCCCACTCCTCTGGGCCGTTCTGCAGAGGGCTGCAAGGTCTGTGCCGCTGGGGACGGTCCCCAGGGGACACGGCAGTGCCACCCGGCCCCGAACCCAAGGGCTGGGCGTGCTCAGGGACATCGGGTGCCAGGGGATGAAGCCGGGGGAGCCTGTGGCAGCGGGGCAGAGGGGCTCCGGGGGTGCTGTGGGAGCACGCAGCCCCCCGGCTATGACAGGGTGGTGGAGGAGCTCTCCCGCGGACCGCAGCCCCTGCGCCCCGTGGGGATGCGGAGCCACCTCCCCAAAACACCCGCACGAGCTGCCccgcagcccccagccccgggaGAGGCAGAGCGGCCGGGACTGGGGGGACAGACCCCTCGGGGACCCAGGGCCAACGCCATCGCCAAGCCTCGGCGGTGCCTGAAGAAGCCCGAGCGTGTGCCCTCCATCTACAAGCTGAAGCTGCGGCCCAAGGTGCGTCCCCGGCGGGACCACAGGCCGGGCAAGCGCCCCTCGCGCATCCCCACCCCACTGGGGCATCGCCCCCCTGCCCCCCGGGGCCAGCACCgtcccccgggacccccccgaGCCCCCCAGACCGACGGCACACGCCCCACGGCCAAGCCATCCCTGGGTGACAGTGGCACCTGGCTGACGGAGGATGATGAGGAGTCGTGGGTCTGA